Below is a genomic region from Medicago truncatula cultivar Jemalong A17 chromosome 3, MtrunA17r5.0-ANR, whole genome shotgun sequence.
AAGTAGAGTTAGCATAGTTTTTGGGGATTATGACAATTGCTGAGAGAGATTCTTCAATTGCACGAAGGAGTTTTTGTGAGATGACATCACCTCTTGCAAGTTCTTCATCATCTCTGAAAGTTATTATACTCTTACGCACCAAGGATGCATATAGGTGATCGGAGAAGCCTGAGCGCGTGTCTTCTCCTCTAAAACTCAAGAAAACATGATACTTCCATTTTGAGTTTTGTGACCAATCCTCCATTGAAACTGAACAATAATGTGCTAGTTTAAAATCGAAGCACctgaaagtaaaaaataataaggcCTGGTTATTCAACAAGTTATACTGATCAGATGCAAAAGATTGAAGTTGCAGAAATCCAACCTTTGCGGAGAAAGCAAGAGTGATCACCGATATCAGTGAAAAGATTTTCAGCTTCTGAGTAGTTCAATGTCTCGAGAGATGAATATGTGTAACAGTGTCCACATTGGGAGTAATTTTTTAGTCACTCCTTATTGCAATTAATATATCTAACAAAAATCCTAGGTCTTATAAAAACTTGACAAGAAAAAGATAATTGACATTAGAATAATACTAGTCATATTTTAAAGTTCATACAGATTCGTGAGTTGAGCCACGGACTAGACATTGGCATTTGCAATCAAGTGGTTGCATTATGGTCTGAGTACATAAACTTTGAAGATACTACTAGTACTGATCACATGCTGAAGGAGAAACACTTCCAACAAAACCCAGATTAAAATCATCTATAAGCAACAATAATGCATGCAATGCAAAAGTGGAAAGGAATAAAAACCATAAACACAATGTTCAACTCTGATTTTGATTTGTCAAGTTCAGAACATATCTTCTAATAGTACCTCCTATCAATTTTAAAAGATATATGTAGAAAAGTCAGAGGATATTATTGATCATTATTAGAATATATTATGTCATTATTAGTCATGATAAGACATTATTTGTCATTATGTTTATTGTAATTCCTTTTCCTATAAAAACAGTCTTGgactgtaaaaataaaatatgaaaaaattattcCTCTAATCTTGCATATGATTTCTTATATGtttttcaataatatatttcttttcacataaataaatatggcCACCATATTTCTACTTTAAAATACTATTAATATTGCTTCTAATTGAGAAATGGATtaattgttaaaattataaCGTGTAAtgtagcattttaatttttagtctgATAGAATAAATAAGCAAACATTATTACAACCACATAACACAGAAATCTCAAACTAACTAGTTTAAggcaaaaatgaaagaaagtgGTTTTGAGAGAAATCTCAAACATTATTACAAATCCCCattagaatgaaagaaaaaaaaatgaaatattgtataaaatacaaataagaataaaattggTAAACAGCAGAATGTCTCTCATCTAGTTAAACAAAAGTGGTTTTGAGATAAACTCAACCTCCTTGGTGGTTGGTATGTTGGACATGGCAACCGCTGCCTCACATTTCTGTTACGATGAATGTGTTGCAACTGCAGTGTATTGACCTTGAGTACAATATCATTGGACGAAATCCAATGTGATTTTAATATTGTATTTGTTATCGTCTCAATTGTTGTGGTGGGCTTTTTGAAGCGCAAATCATGCATAGGCGAACGGAATACTGTAACCCCAACCATCACTGATATCAAAGCTAGCACACTTAAACCTAGTCCTTTCCTGATATTGTGGAATATTTTCCCCTGAAATATAAGAATAGCGATAGAAAAGTTAAGATTGTTATGTAATTAAAGTCCAATAATGGTGaaccaaaaatattaagaacaatttaacctttttaagaaaatttccagagatttaatgttttttcttttggataaTACGAGGCCACAGAAATGAATGAGAATTGATTTCGTTATAATTTACAAGACCCGCTTTTCAGGTCATCGTCTAATTTAGGTACAACAAATCGAAATAAATAGACATTTGAATATAGTACAATTAGGACATTACAATCAAAATAGATTATATCATGCTAGTTGTTAATTTGACCATAACATCAGCAGTTAAAGTTTTTTTCAGTATATATATGACATTTTCCATATATATAAATCACTTGgcaatataattttcatttatgaaGTAAGGGTAATGACAGCTTAAGtaaatttaaatcatttttacaAATTTGTTCTACATTAGATTTTGGACCCTTTTCAGTCTCTAGCAATTGGATTATTCATAGTATTGTCTGTCCTTCAAAAAACGTTTTGCTTAAATTATCTTAGGTGACACTATCGTCTTTCCAATAATAGTTGtcaccttaatttttttatttcacaacttcatttttattataatattctcaCTTTACAGTATGAAGCATAATACTTTCAAGGGTAATTAActagaaaataaaaaggtgtCATCAATTATTGTGAAAACATTGTGAGATGTGATTAATAACACAAGGTGAAAAAAGAAGTATAAAATGAGTTTTAAAATTATGAGGTCATTTCATGCTATTATTAGAAGGTGACTTACCAAAGAAAAGTTCTCATTAGACCTTTCTATGTTCAGCACATCCAAAGCAGTAGTATCCTTCCCATTGGATTCATCCACAGATGATTTTTCCATACCAGCTGAATGCCCAGAATTGGAAGGTGCTACAACAAGTCCACTACTATTCAGCATTTGCAAGTCTTCAAGATACTCTTCCTTGCGCAACATACGCCACCCACATTTTCTTATCTTGCACCCTGTCACTCGCATTTCGAAACGCAGTGAACTGTTTTCCGTGAACTCTGGCTTTCTATGCTTGCTGAAGGATTCCTGCATGGACTTCCGGTCGCCTCTTCGGTGTCTCCGTATGTATATAAAATCACCGCTCACTACCATTGTGATGAGGTAAAGATCATTATATGCTGTTGAACCTGCAGACAGTGATAAGGAGGGGCCATCTTCAGGTCCTAGAGTATCGAAGTTCCAATACAAGCGCATGAATCTGAGAAGAAAACCTTTAGTAGCTTCCTTGGAATCCTGTGGAACTTCAGCTTCTAAGGCCACAAATACAGCCACACCCCACCAGTCACTTGAAAGACAATCATCAGGGATGTCCACTGTTACTAATGCAACTGAATCAAGTTTTGACACATATGACGAGCTCAAGGGAAAAAAATTCTGATTATCAAATCTTGATGGGATTTTGAAGTACATAGGATAGAGGAAATCAAACCtctgtaataatgtaggtaaaaACAAAAGATGAAATCCATGaatacattataaaaaaataaaaaaataggtgGCTTTGTGTGTGTAATGTAggtaaaaatttataatttgcaGATGCACATACTTGAGGTACAGGTGACTAAGAATTCTTTTTCACTTGATTCAAACACCTTCCATATCTTTTGTGGATCTACTGCATTAGCTTCCTTAGCATCTGAATCTGTTACATACATGCGTACATGAGGTGGAAGAATAGGTAAAGATTGAAGTTGTGGGAAATCTTCTAATTCAAGATAATGAAGCTTTGAAAGATTAGCGAGGTGGTGAGTGGGTAGGCATACAAAATTATTCCCACTAAGGATTAGTCTCTCCAATGACGATAAGCAATCAATATCGTGAGGAATTGAACTATCGGTGAGATTGCAATCGCTTAAATCTAATTCAGTTAATGAGGAAAGGCCCGATAGAAAAGGGGGCAAAGTTAAGTTAGTTGTTTGAGCTGGGAAAAAGCTGAACTTCTTGCCAAAAGGCAGATGAAAGTTCCAGCTTGAATTGGTAGCTGGATCACGACAGCTTCTTAAAGATAATCTTTTGAGATTTCCTAACTGAAGTAGGGATGGATCCAAATCTCTAATAGCAGTTCTACTCAAGTCAATGTCCTCCAAAGCCATAATTTGATTTATACCATCTGGCAGGTTACAAATTTTAGAACATCCTGATATGTTGAGAATTCTGAGAGACTTCAAGTTACTAATGCTGTTTGGAAGGGATATAAGATTTTTGCAATTCAATAAGTTAAGCTCCGTaatgcatgtcatatttttccCAAAATTGGGAAGTCTTTTAATGTTTGAGCAGTCAGAAAGAAAGAGCATCTTCAAGGAAAACATTTCCAATTTCTTTGGAAAGATTTTCAAATCAACACAACCCATCAAGCTCAATAtcctaagagtgtgtttggatgaggtaattgagaaattttaaagaatttagaattctagacaatttaaatgattcaattaaattactttcatttctcaatttttttgtttggatgaagtaataaaaaaattcattgtcatcatttttgggcaacttttataaattttaatttttttaggccaaatttgaaaattgaaattaggggtcaaaatgtaaatttcaaaaaattgaggggtcaaattataatctttgaaaaatttgagggaccaatttgcaattttttggaaatttattggggtcaatttgaaatttttggaaaatttgaggaccaaaatgcaaaatattaaaaataacaacaatgaagaaatttgaaattcttagtttttaggtgtcatttgaaattctctaaatttaacttgaacaaaatacttcataaatttccatcattttgaaaatgcttcaaattattatccgaacaatggaattcaccccaaagtatttgaattccctcaaaacaatacattccctcaaaacattcccccatccaaacacactctaagttTTTTATGTTGTCTGATGGATTGGTGAACTTCAACAAGTTTTGTACAATCATTAAGATACAGCTCTTCAAGATTTGGAATTCCAGAGACATTTGGAGTTTGACGTAAATCTTTAGAGTTACTCAAATCAATTACTTTCAGCTTTCCATAATactgagaagaagaaaaaaacaagaaacagaTTAGCATTTGAAAATCCTGTGTCAATACTATAAATTATATGAAGGATCTTAACGGAAAATTCTCACCTTATTTCCATTCCACAACTGTTTAACTTTACTGTTGATCATTTGTAAATTTACAAGCTCATCTAGTTGAACCCCAACTGGTAGAGAATTCAGTGGATATCCCCACCATACAGGCACTTTTAGTGAGCTAGAAAGACATTTCAGACCAAGGGAAAGATGCAAATCACATAATATAATGAGTAACCTAAGATTACCCATCTTTGAGAACGCCTCAGGGTCCCAATGTGCTTCATACAGCGTAGATGGCGATGATTTCAAAACTATACCTTGCACAAGTTCAGTTCCCTAATAAACAATAATCGTCAATAAATATAAAGTATAAATTGAAgactttcatttatttatataataaggATTGCCAACAAGATAGGTAAGACTATATACAAGGAATGTGTAAAAGTATTGTAACATTAAATTTGGCAATTACCTCTCTGACATTGGTAATGAAGCAACTTACATCAAATtggcttttaatttttttgaagagagcTGTAGTAAGAGTTGTTTTTCCTATCCCGCCCATACCCCATATCCCTATGAAATGAACATCCTCCAGTCCTAGCTTCAGAGTTGAATATAGTTCTTCCAATCTTACATCAATTGCAACCAGACCATCATTATAGGATGGGAACTTGAGTTCTAGTCTTTTCCATACTTGTGCAATAACTTCTTCAATGAGTTTAGTTTCATGTCTGCATAGAACAGAAACCATAACATATGATCAAGTCATAAACTAAAATCTTATACCTAATTTGTACAAGGTCAGCTTAcatctatacctatatataaaGGGGATACCGAGTTTTGGTTTAGTCATTTTTTCTTACGATTTTACCCTTCCTTTCAACTAttcaatttacaattttatcattttatcctCAATTAAATAACTGAATTTTTCTAAATGGctacatataattttttgacttctattatatgtttgaaaaattataaatgatagatCGAGAAAAGTGATCAGCCATGTACTAGTTAAAATATTCTAGGTTCTGTCAATATATGATGTTTACAGCCCAAGCAAAATTTAAAGGCATGCACTTACTGATCCTTAGAGTCCCACCCTGAGAAATTGGCAACCTCTCTCAATGC
It encodes:
- the LOC112420349 gene encoding TMV resistance protein N; the protein is MEDFSQNSKWKYHVFLSFRGEDTRLGFTDHLYASLVRKSIITFRDDEELARGEVISQKLLHAIEESLSAIVIISKNYADSAWCLDELVKILESKRLLGQQVFPIFYGVDPSDVRNQRGSFAEAFKKHEEKFSESKEKVQRWRDALREVANFSGWDSKDQHETKLIEEVIAQVWKRLELKFPSYNDGLVAIDVRLEELYSTLKLGLEDVHFIGIWGMGGIGKTTLTTALFKKIKSQFDVSCFITNVREGTELVQGIVLKSSPSTLYEAHWDPEAFSKMGNLRLLIILCDLHLSLGLKCLSSSLKVPVWWGYPLNSLPVGVQLDELVNLQMINSKVKQLWNGNKYYGKLKVIDLSNSKDLRQTPNVSGIPNLEELYLNDCTKLVEVHQSIRQHKKLRVCLDGGMF
- the LOC11430194 gene encoding TMV resistance protein N; this encodes MGCVDLKIFPKKLEMFSLKMLFLSDCSNIKRLPNFGKNMTCITELNLLNCKNLISLPNSISNLKSLRILNISGCSKICNLPDGINQIMALEDIDLSRTAIRDLDPSLLQLGNLKRLSLRSCRDPATNSSWNFHLPFGKKFSFFPAQTTNLTLPPFLSGLSSLTELDLSDCNLTDSSIPHDIDCLSSLERLILSGNNFVCLPTHHLANLSKLHYLELEDFPQLQSLPILPPHVRMYVTDSDAKEANAVDPQKIWKVFESSEKEFLVTCTSKV